CCTCAAGCTGTTCGTCTGCGCCACCAGCGTCACCACCGGGCGCCAGCGCATCTTCCGTCGTGCCGAGATGAGCGCCGATGCGGTGATGGCATCGGCCTGCCTGCCCTTCCTCTTCCAGGCCGTGGAGATCGACGGCGAGGCCTACTGGGACGGCGGCTACACCGGCAACCCGCCGCTGCTGCCGTTGATGGCGGAGTGCAGCACCCGGGATATCGTCATCGTGCAGATCAACCCGATCCGTCGCGACACCGTGCCGACCAGCGCACCGGAAATCCTCAACCGCCTCAACGAGATCACCTTCAATGCCTCGCTGAACAAGGAGATCCGGCTGGTGGCAATGCTCAAGGACCTGGCCGGCGAACTCGACAGCGCCTACTGCTGCTATCGCGACGCCCTCTTCCACCGCATCAGTGCCGACGAGGCCCTGGCGGGGCTCTCGGCCTCCAGCAAGATGAACGCCGAGTGGCCCTTCCTGTGCCGGCTGATGGAGCAGGGCCGCGCGGTGACCGCCGACTGGCTCGACGCCCACCATGAGGCCCTGGGGACGCGCTCGACGCTGGATATCGACACCATCTATCCGGCCGAGGGCGGTTCGACGCCAAGCGTCGGCACAGCGTGAAAGCCCTCACTGGCGCCATGCACGGCGACGGCGCATGCTAGGGACGTAAGGAAACTCCACCCGAGACGGGAGGCGCCACGACAGAAGAGCGTTAGGCAAGGAAGGCGACACTGGCCAAGACCGGCGGATGAGTGTCATGCCCCTGTAAGGGCTCGCTGCCAGTGTCGGAACAGCGGTTAACCAAGGAGTGTTCCTGCCGATGGTACGAATCGACAAGAAAGCCACC
The genomic region above belongs to Halomonas sp. YLGW01 and contains:
- a CDS encoding patatin-like phospholipase family protein, with the protein product MADPKTIDLALQGGGAHGAFTWGVLDKLLEDPRIRIEGISGTSAGAMNAVIMADALTRGDETTAREALERFWRAVSRAAMGSPIRRSPLDVMSGTWSLDHSPGFLWLDLMTRLVSPYQFNPMNLNPLRDLLIEHVDFARVRACEDLKLFVCATSVTTGRQRIFRRAEMSADAVMASACLPFLFQAVEIDGEAYWDGGYTGNPPLLPLMAECSTRDIVIVQINPIRRDTVPTSAPEILNRLNEITFNASLNKEIRLVAMLKDLAGELDSAYCCYRDALFHRISADEALAGLSASSKMNAEWPFLCRLMEQGRAVTADWLDAHHEALGTRSTLDIDTIYPAEGGSTPSVGTA